The genomic stretch GGACGGTGCCGTTCGGATAGCTCATTGCCCACGGCAGTGAGGTCGGGACGCCGTAGTCACCATCACCGGAGAGCTGACACCCGATGCGACCGATTGCTTGCCCAATCGCCATCGCCGGGCCAGCGATGTCCCCGGCAACCAAGATCGAGAGCCCTTTGCGCCAACACCCCCAGTAGACCGCCGCCGCGCCACCCATCACCCCACCCTGCCACACCCAGCCGCTGCCGGAGAACAGGAACTCGAAGGGATCCTGCACGAACACGTCCCAGGCGCTGGTCAGCAGAAACAGTCGCGCCCCGATCAAGCCACCAACATACGAGTACAGAATGAAGTCGTAGGCCCACGCTGGATCGTACTCGAGGCGCGCGAACTCTGCGCGGACAACTTGCAGAGCCACAAAGAATCCAAGGAAGAGCATGACCCAAAAGCTCTCCACCGGAATGGGGCCGAGATGAAAGAGAACGGGATACACCGTACCCGTCTGCCTGAGCTGAGCGCGTGGAGCAAGCGAGCCTCCACGGAGGATTTGTTTGGCGCGAGCCGCGCTAGCGAAGGAGCACGGCCCAGAAGGCAATCGCCACCAGAGCGGCCCACAGCAGCACGCTCACTCCAGTGCCCAACACAAAGCCAAGCAGCGGCAGATCGGAACGGCCGGGGAGTTCCTCTTCAGAGTGGCTGCCCATTGAGCGCTCCATCATCCGGAGCGCCGCATCGGATCGCGCCGTTGTGGGTCGAAGCTCGACGCGTCGGTAGCGGCCACGTCAACCGCGCGCGTACCCGCCGCGGTACCCATCCGGAGGGGACTAGCGCGACCCGCACTCGATCGGGTGGGAGCCAACCCGATGGCACCACCGAGTCGGAAGTGCGCGACCCAACGCCGCAAGCTGTTCTTGCCGATGTGGAAGTTGCGGGCAACCTCACCGATCGTCCGCCCGTCGGCGAGTTCGAGCAGTGCCCGCGCGCGTTGCGCGTGCGGCGCGTCGGCGTGACGCAACGTCGCCAGCAATTCGCGCCGCAATTCGGGCGTAACGGCTCCAATCCCCCGCGGCCTTTGCACCCAGTGCTGACGGACCGCCGCGCCCGGCCGCAGCAGCAGCCGCAGCGATTCCACGCTGATGGTCCGGACGATCCCCTGCCGGATGAGATGATCGCGCAACTTGTAGAGCGACCACATCGCGTACGGTTCACCGAGCGCCCGCGGATCTAGATCGGCCCGCCGGACAATCTCGGTGCGCGTCGCCGCGTCGAACACCACGTTCTTGGGCTTGCCGGCATTGCCGTGCTTGAGGCCTTCCATCCCCCGCTTGTGGAACCGCACCACCCATCGCCGCACACTGTCGCGGTGCATCCCGACCGCGCGCGCGATGGCCCCTAGCGACTCGCCCTCGGCGCGGGCAAGGATGATCCGGACGCGCCGCACCAGGTTGGAGGGGCCACTGTGGATAACCCGCTCCAAGTCGACCCGTGTCGCCGGGGATAGATCGATCTTCGTTACTTCCTTCGTTACTTCGTTCATACCCACCATCGCCCCCTCCGAACGCCGGCCGCAGGGCGGCGCAAGGCTCCCGAGCCTCTAGGCGTTTCCCCCACTTGCAACCGCAATTGGGAACTCACGGTATGTGAAGTTATCGAATCCCCGGGGTGGGGCAATTCAGGAATAACCCGCGGCACCCCCCGGGTTTCCCCCTAAGTCCTCGGGAACAGCCCGGACTCACACCGCCGCAGGTGACCCCTGCGCCAGGATCACCAATCGAACCAACTCGGCGAGCGAATCGACTTCAAGCCGCCGCATCACTTGGCTGCGGTGGACTTCGACGGTCTTGGGACTGAGACCGAGCCGATCCGCGATAATCTTGTTGGGGTAGCCAACGATCACCAACTCCATCACCTCACGCTCGCGCGGGGTGAGGCGCGCCACCCGCAGTGCGGCTTCGGCGCGAACCGCACGCGCGTGGCGGGTTTCGCGATCGATCGTGATCGCCTGCCGAACGCGTTCGAGCAGCAGCTGATCGCTGAAAGGTTTTTCGATGAAGTCGAAGGCGCCGGCTTTGAGTGCCCGCACCGCCATCGGCACCTCGGCGTAGCCGGTGACGATCCGAATCGGCAACCCGATCTCGCGCCGATTCAACTCCTGCTGCAGATTCAGCCCGCCCATGCCCGGCATGCGGACGTCAAGCACCAGACAGCCTGGACGGCCCGGATCGTATGCATCCAAAAACTCTTCGGCGGTGGCGAAGGTCTCCACCGCGACACCGACCGATTGAATGAGCCACTGCAGCGACTCGCGCATCGCGGCATCGTCGTCGACAACAAAGACTTTGGGTTCATCTGTCATCGGCCGAAGTTTCCGCTGCCTCGCAGGATTGAACTTGCAGAGACGGCGCTGGCAGCACGAAGCGAAACGTCGTTCCCTGGTCAGGGTTGACCATCGCCCACAAGCGGCCACCGTGCGCCTCGATGATCGAGCGGCTGATCGACAACCCCATACCCAAACCATTGGGCTTGGTGGTAAAGAAGGCGTCGAAGACGCGTTCGCACAGGCCCGCCGTCATGCCACAACCGGCGTCCTGAACGGCCACCTCGATCCCATTCGGCCCCAGCGCCGTGCGCACCCAGATTTCACCTCCGCCATTGCCTTGCATCGCGTCGAGCGCGTTGCGCACCAAATTCACGACCACTTGTTCGATTTGTACACTATCGACCTGCACACGGGGAAGCAGATCAGCGAGATCGAGCCGTACCCGGGTTGCGTGTTCTCGGACGCCGGTGTGCGCAAAACCAACGCCAGCGCGCACCAGCGTGTTCAATTGCACCCACTCGCGCTGCGGCGGGCCGCTGCGCAAGAACTGCCGATGCCGCTGCAGAACTTCCCCGGCCCGCAGCGCCTGGGTCGCCACTTGTTCGATGACGTACACGAGGTCTCCCAATTCCACCGAGCCCGTCTGCAGCCGGCGGACGCAGCCGCGCGCGTAGCTGACAATGGCGGACAGCGGTTGATTGAGTTCGTGCGCCAAGCCGGCCGCCATCTCACCGAGTGTGCTCACGCGCAACGCGTGCGCCAACTCGGCCTGGCGCTGGCGCGCGTCCTCCTCCGACCGTTTGCGGGCCGTGACATCCGTGAGCGAGCCCGCCATGCGATACGGCTTGCCGTTGGCGTCGCGGATCGCGACTCCGCGCGATAGCACCCAGCGGTAGCTCCCATCCTGGTGACGAAGGCGGTACTCGCATTCCAGCACCGGAGACAGCCCGGCCAGATGCGCGTTGACCGCGGCGGAAACTTGTTGTCGATCCTCAGGATGCAGTCGCGCCGCCACGTCGTCCCAACCAGTACCGACTTCACTGACCTCAGCTGGCTGAAAGCCCATAACGGCCGCCCATCGCGGTGACCGGTACGTTTCGTTGGTCTCGAGATTCCAATCCCACAACCCATCGTTGGCACCGGCGACGGCGAGCGCGAAGCGCTCCTCGCTCTCGCGGCGGGCTTCCTCGGCGCGGCGGCGCTCAGTGATGTCCTGGACCTGCGAAATAACGTAGAGGGGGGTACCGTCTGGCGCACGCACCAGCGAACTCGTCGACCATCCCCAGACCGTGTGACCGCGTTGGTGAAAATATCGCCGTTCGAGCTGCCAGGAATCGATTTTCCCCTCAACCAGCCGGCGCAGATGCTCGATAGTGTCGAGCATGTCCTCAGGATGCGTGACCTCCCACACCGGGAGGCGGATGAGCTCATCCTCGCTGTATCCGAGCATCTGACACATCGCGCGATTGATCCGAATGGATCGGCCATCGAGGCCAACCATGGCCATGCCGATGGGTGCATGCTCGAACGCGTTCGAGAACCGTTCTTCACTCTGGCGGAGCGCTTGGTCGATACGTTTACGCTCGGTGATATTTTGGAGCAGGGCGACGATATGCAATGGCTGGCCACTCGCGTCGCGAACCAAGGACACGCTGATCGCCGCCCACACCTCGTGCCCGAGCCGATGGATGTACCGCCGTTCGCCCTGGTACGCGTGAATCGTTCCGGCCCGCAACTGCTGCAACTGCTCGGCCGCGGCGACCAAGTCAGCGGGATGCGTAGTGGATCGAATGGGCTGGGCCAGGAGTTCGGCCTCCGAATAGCCCAGCATCTCGCACAACGCGCGATTGACTTGCAGGGGGCGTTCACCGAGATCAGAGACCACCATACCAACCGGGGCGTGCAGGAAGGCACTTTGAAAGCGCTCTTCGCTCGCTCGCTGCGCCGCCTCAGCGAGTTTGCGGTCGGTGATGTCTTGGGCGGCCCCGACGATGCGCAGTCCGCCACTCCGCTCGTCCCGCTCGGGCCGGGCGTAGTCGCGCAGCCAGCGGAAGTCGCCCGCTTTCGTCCGCATCCGGAACTCGCTGACATCTGGCTCCCCTGCTTGCAGCCGCGACACACGAGCGAGCACAATGCCCCGATCATCGGGATGGATCAGTTCATCAATGCCACGCACGCCTCGGATTTCCTCCGCGCTAAATCCGGTAATGCGCGAGAACGCCCCCGTGAACCACTCGAAGACTACTCGACCGTCCGGCTCGATGCGGAACGCGTACGCGTAGTCGGAAGTCAGCTCCGAAACTTGACGGTAGCGTTCCCTGCTTTCCGCGAGCGCCGATTCGGCGTGCTTGCGGGCGGTAATGTCTTGCAACTGCGATACGGTGTGGAGCGGTTCGCCGTCACGGTCGCGCACCAACGAGACGCTCATCTGCGTCCAGACAACTTCGCCTGACTTATGGAAGTAGCGGCGCTCGGCTTGGTAGCTAGCCACTTCACCCGTCAACAGTCGCTGCAGATCAGCCTGCGCCGATTCGAAGTCATCGGGATGCATCAGGTCACGCACGAGCTTGGGCAGGAGTTCCTCTTCGCTGTACCCGAGCATGTCGCACAGGGCACGATTGATCTGGAGGGCCCGTCCATCCAGCGTGACCAGCGCCATGCCGATCGAAGCGCCATCGAAAGCCCGTTGGAAACGAGCCTCGCTCGTGCGGAGCGACTCCTCCGCGAGTTTGCGCTGGGTGATGTCGATGCCCGCACTGACCACGATCCCGGCATCGCGCAACACACAACTGGACCAGGCGACCGCAAAGCGACGGCCGTTGCGGGTCACGTCGGACTCGAATTGCGTCGGCGTCTCACTCTGCACAATCGTCTCGAACAGCGCGCGCGACAGCCGCGCCTCCTCGTCGGTCTCCGCCGTTTCCTGAATGTGTCTTCCTTGCACTTGCTCGAAGGTGCGACCGTCCGCCGCATCGCAGGCCAAGCTGCGGCGGATGATGCGCCCCTCGAGATCGCAGACGACCACGAACGCGTCGATGGTGTCGAGAATCCCCGCCACAAAGTCGCGCTCGGCGCGCAGGAAATCTTGGGCACGGGTGCGCTCCTGCAGCTCGCCTTGCAGTTGCTGGTTCGCGGATTCCAGCGCTGTGGTTCGCTCGGCAACGCGCAACTCGAGCTGCTGATTGGCCGCGGCCAACGCCTCCTCAATGCGCTTGCGTTCGCTCAGATCGAAGACGAACGACACGCCCGTGCGACCGCTGGCGTCAAGCGAGGCGCCGCTGGTCGCGATTGGGACGCGGTGGCCGTCCTTGTGAATGTATTCCTTCTCGAACGTGTCGCACACACCCGTCGCCGCGATCTGCTCCAGACCGCGCACGTCGAGGTGCGCGTATTCCGGCGGGGTCATGCCCTTCCAGCGCACGCGGCCTGCCGCCAAGTCGTCGCGCGTGTAGCCGACCATCTGCAGGAACGCGTCGTTGGCCTCGGGAATCCCGCCGTCGGCGTCCCAGAAGAGAACCCCGACAGTGTTCGCATCGAACAAGCGACGGAAGCGCGCCTCGCTGCGCCGCAACGCATCTTCGGTGCGCTTCAGTGCGGTGATATCGAGTACGAAGGCAACGCCTTCGTCTCCGCCTTCGTTGAATGACCGGCCGCCGACAATGACAGGTACACGATGGCCATCCGGGCGAACAAATTCCTTCTCGTATGGCCTGGCACCGCCGCTGGCGTGGACCTCGGCGAGCCCGCGCGCATCCAGATGCGCGTACTCCGGTGGTGTGATGTTCGGCCAACGCAGGGATCCGTCGTTCAGCTCGGTACGCGTGTAGCCGATCGTATCGAGAAACCGCTCGTTGGCATCCGTTATGCGCCCATCGGCGTGCCAAAAGAGGATGCCGAGTAGGTCGGAATCGAAGAGGCGGCGATAGCGCCGCTCTGCTTCTTCAAGACGTTGGTAGGCCGCCCGCACAGTCTCGGCTCCCCAACTCACCAGTGAGCCGGTTGCGAGGAAGAGAATGATGCGAGCGAGAGTTTGCGGGTCCGACAGCGACCGGAAGCAGTAGGCGTCCACCAGCATCGACAGCGCAGTGGCCAGCAGCCCCGGCCCCAGTCCGCCATAGGCCGCGCTGACCAGCACCGCCGCAAAGATGGTGACAAAGGAGTCCGGGGTCACCAGCGGCGCGAGCAGCAGCTTCGACCCAAGCCCGAGCGCGGTGGCGATTGCGACAACGCCGTACTGCCGCACCCGCGTGGGGGTGGCTCGACTGCGTCGCTCCAGACTAGCGTGGTCCTGTGACACGTTGTTACACCCGAGTCAGCATTAGCACTCCAGCGACGTGCCCGTGAAGCGCGCGCTACATGCCGACGATATTGTAGCCGGCGTCAACATGCGTCACTTCACCGGTTACCCCCACACCGAGGTCGCTGCACAGGAATAACGCTGCGCGCGCTACCTCATCGGCCGACACGTTGCGGTGTAGCGGCGCGCGTTCCTCGTGGTGGTGCAGCATCGTCCGAAACCCCGCGATACCGGCGGCCGACAGGGTCCGAATGGGTCCGGCAGAGATCGCGTTCACGCGCACTCCGGTCGCGCCGAGATCCCACGCCAGGTAGCGCACGCAGGCTTCCAGCGCGGCTTTGGCGACGCCCATCACGTTGTAGCCAGCGACGACTTTCTCGGCGCCGAAGTAACTCAGCGTGAGCATCGAGCCATGGTGCCTCGCCAGCAGTGGCTCGGCGGCGCGGGCAATCGCCACCAACGAGTAGGCGCTGACGTCGAGCGCAAGGCGAAAACCGTCGCGTGAGGTTTCGATGAAGCGTCCCTTCAAATCGTCTCGCTGGGCGAACGCGACCGCGTGCACGACGATGTCGAGGCCGCCCCACTGCGTCCCGAGCACATCGAACGCCGCACCGATCTGCTCATCGCTGGTGACATCGCACGGCAACACCGTCTCGACCCCGAGCGAGGCGGCCAGCGGGCGCACCCGCTTCTCGATCGCCTCGCCGGCATAGGTCAGCGCCAACTCCGCCCCCTCGCGCGCAAACGCCTGCGCGATCGCCCACGCGATGCTGTGATCGTTCGCGACGCCGAGGATGACCGCCTTCTTGCCGTCGAGCAGTGCCATCGGCTTCTTCCTACACCGAACCGGCGTTCGCGCAAACCGCCGCAGTTCGCCCCTCGCGCTGCCTTTGCACAGCAGCCCGCAGCAGTGCGGCCGCCATGCCGGCGAAAGCCGGAATGACGAGTGGGGCA from Deltaproteobacteria bacterium encodes the following:
- a CDS encoding helix-turn-helix domain-containing protein, producing the protein MVGMNEVTKEVTKIDLSPATRVDLERVIHSGPSNLVRRVRIILARAEGESLGAIARAVGMHRDSVRRWVVRFHKRGMEGLKHGNAGKPKNVVFDAATRTEIVRRADLDPRALGEPYAMWSLYKLRDHLIRQGIVRTISVESLRLLLRPGAAVRQHWVQRPRGIGAVTPELRRELLATLRHADAPHAQRARALLELADGRTIGEVARNFHIGKNSLRRWVAHFRLGGAIGLAPTRSSAGRASPLRMGTAAGTRAVDVAATDASSFDPQRRDPMRRSG
- a CDS encoding response regulator transcription factor; this translates as MTDEPKVFVVDDDAAMRESLQWLIQSVGVAVETFATAEEFLDAYDPGRPGCLVLDVRMPGMGGLNLQQELNRREIGLPIRIVTGYAEVPMAVRALKAGAFDFIEKPFSDQLLLERVRQAITIDRETRHARAVRAEAALRVARLTPREREVMELVIVGYPNKIIADRLGLSPKTVEVHRSQVMRRLEVDSLAELVRLVILAQGSPAAV
- a CDS encoding prolipoprotein diacylglyceryl transferase, with protein sequence MYPVLFHLGPIPVESFWVMLFLGFFVALQVVRAEFARLEYDPAWAYDFILYSYVGGLIGARLFLLTSAWDVFVQDPFEFLFSGSGWVWQGGVMGGAAAVYWGCWRKGLSILVAGDIAGPAMAIGQAIGRIGCQLSGDGDYGVPTSLPWAMSYPNGTVPTTELVHPTPVYEMFVYTAIFFALWRLRTRGYRPGVILGLYLITTGLARFGVEFVRINHIIVHVVAVGLTLPQVLSVASCLVGLALCARPWTARSH
- a CDS encoding enoyl-ACP reductase, translated to MALLDGKKAVILGVANDHSIAWAIAQAFAREGAELALTYAGEAIEKRVRPLAASLGVETVLPCDVTSDEQIGAAFDVLGTQWGGLDIVVHAVAFAQRDDLKGRFIETSRDGFRLALDVSAYSLVAIARAAEPLLARHHGSMLTLSYFGAEKVVAGYNVMGVAKAALEACVRYLAWDLGATGVRVNAISAGPIRTLSAAGIAGFRTMLHHHEERAPLHRNVSADEVARAALFLCSDLGVGVTGEVTHVDAGYNIVGM
- a CDS encoding PAS domain S-box protein translates to MSQDHASLERRSRATPTRVRQYGVVAIATALGLGSKLLLAPLVTPDSFVTIFAAVLVSAAYGGLGPGLLATALSMLVDAYCFRSLSDPQTLARIILFLATGSLVSWGAETVRAAYQRLEEAERRYRRLFDSDLLGILFWHADGRITDANERFLDTIGYTRTELNDGSLRWPNITPPEYAHLDARGLAEVHASGGARPYEKEFVRPDGHRVPVIVGGRSFNEGGDEGVAFVLDITALKRTEDALRRSEARFRRLFDANTVGVLFWDADGGIPEANDAFLQMVGYTRDDLAAGRVRWKGMTPPEYAHLDVRGLEQIAATGVCDTFEKEYIHKDGHRVPIATSGASLDASGRTGVSFVFDLSERKRIEEALAAANQQLELRVAERTTALESANQQLQGELQERTRAQDFLRAERDFVAGILDTIDAFVVVCDLEGRIIRRSLACDAADGRTFEQVQGRHIQETAETDEEARLSRALFETIVQSETPTQFESDVTRNGRRFAVAWSSCVLRDAGIVVSAGIDITQRKLAEESLRTSEARFQRAFDGASIGMALVTLDGRALQINRALCDMLGYSEEELLPKLVRDLMHPDDFESAQADLQRLLTGEVASYQAERRYFHKSGEVVWTQMSVSLVRDRDGEPLHTVSQLQDITARKHAESALAESRERYRQVSELTSDYAYAFRIEPDGRVVFEWFTGAFSRITGFSAEEIRGVRGIDELIHPDDRGIVLARVSRLQAGEPDVSEFRMRTKAGDFRWLRDYARPERDERSGGLRIVGAAQDITDRKLAEAAQRASEERFQSAFLHAPVGMVVSDLGERPLQVNRALCEMLGYSEAELLAQPIRSTTHPADLVAAAEQLQQLRAGTIHAYQGERRYIHRLGHEVWAAISVSLVRDASGQPLHIVALLQNITERKRIDQALRQSEERFSNAFEHAPIGMAMVGLDGRSIRINRAMCQMLGYSEDELIRLPVWEVTHPEDMLDTIEHLRRLVEGKIDSWQLERRYFHQRGHTVWGWSTSSLVRAPDGTPLYVISQVQDITERRRAEEARRESEERFALAVAGANDGLWDWNLETNETYRSPRWAAVMGFQPAEVSEVGTGWDDVAARLHPEDRQQVSAAVNAHLAGLSPVLECEYRLRHQDGSYRWVLSRGVAIRDANGKPYRMAGSLTDVTARKRSEEDARQRQAELAHALRVSTLGEMAAGLAHELNQPLSAIVSYARGCVRRLQTGSVELGDLVYVIEQVATQALRAGEVLQRHRQFLRSGPPQREWVQLNTLVRAGVGFAHTGVREHATRVRLDLADLLPRVQVDSVQIEQVVVNLVRNALDAMQGNGGGEIWVRTALGPNGIEVAVQDAGCGMTAGLCERVFDAFFTTKPNGLGMGLSISRSIIEAHGGRLWAMVNPDQGTTFRFVLPAPSLQVQSCEAAETSADDR